A window of Microbacterium sp. Root61 genomic DNA:
CTCGAACTCGGCGGGTCTGCGTTTCCTGGGCGATCGTCTGGGAGAATCGTTCTCGTGAGATCCCTCCTTACTGCAGCGGCGATCTCTTTGGCCTTCACGCTGTTCTTGACGCCCGTGTTCGTGCGTCTGTTCCGCCAGTGGGGCTGGGGTCAGGTCATCCGTACGCCGGAAGACATCCGCAACCCCTCGCACAGTGCGAAGCGCGGCACGCCCACCATGGGCGGGACGATCTTCATCGTCGGCACGATCATCGGCTATCTGGTCGGCAGCTACACCGGCAACAACCCGCCGACGATCTCGGGCTGGCTCGTCGTGTGGATGATGGTCGGCTTCGGCGTCGTCGGGTTCATCGACGACTACATGAAGGTGCGCAGTCAGCGCAGCCTCGGGCTGAGCGGATGGCGCAAGGTCGCCGGTCAGATCATGGTGACCGTGCCGTTCGCGGTGGTCGCCCTCAACTTCCCGGACGCGCTGGGCCAGACGCCCGCGTCGCCGTATGTCTCGGTGTTCCGCGACGTGCCGTGGCTGTACTTCCTGGCGCTCGGCCCGATCCTCGGCTGGATCGTCTACCTCGCGTGGGTCTCCTTCATCGGCGTCGCGTTCTCCAACAGCACGAACGTCACCGACGGCCTCGACGGTCTCGCGGCGGGCGCGGGCATCTTCGTGACCGGCGCCTACAGCCTCATCGCCTTCTGGCAGTTCAACCAGGTCTGCGGCGCCGACGCCCTGCCCGGCTGCTATCCCACGCGGGATCCATTCGACCTCGCGATCGTCTCGGCATCCTTCGTCGGCGCCCTGGTCGGGTTCCTGTGGTGGAACGCGCCGAAGGCGAAGATCTTCATGGGCGATGTCGGCTCGATGGCGATCGGCGGCGTCATCGCGGCCATGGCGATCCTCACCCGCACCGAGATCCTGGCCGTTCTGGTCGCCGGCGTCTACGTCATCGGCCCCGGATCCGTCATCCTGCAGCGGCTGTACTTCAAGATCACCCGCGGCAAGCGATTGTTCCTGATGAGTCCGTTCCACCACCATCTCGAGATGCGCGGCTGGTCGGAGATCACGATCGTCGTGCGGATGTGGATCATCGCCGGCCTGCTCGCCGTGTCGGGCATCGGATTCTTCTACGTGGAATGGCTCTCACAGACATGACCGCTGCTCGCCTCGACGAGTTGACGAGCTGGTACGCCGACTGGACCGGCCTTCGGGTCGCGGTGCTGGGCCTGTCGGTGACGGGGTTCTCCGTCGCCGACACGCTCGCCGAACTCGGCGCCGACGTCCTGGTCGTGACCGAGGGCGCCGACGAGGAGTACGCACGACTGCTGCCTGTGATCGGCGTGCGCCTGTGGACCGGCAGCCTGGACTCCGTGCCCGAAGAGCTGCGCGCGTTCGACCCCGAGGTCGTCGTGGCCTCGCCGGGATTCGCGCCGCGGCATCCGATCGTCTCCTGGACCCGGGAGTCCGACATCGCCCTGTGGGGCGACATCGAGCTCGCGTGGCGGGTGCGCGACAAGGTCGTGCGCGCCGACGGCGCGCCGGCGGACTGGGTGCTCATCACCGGCACGAACGGCAAGACCACCACCACGCGGCTGGCCGCGACGATGATGGTCGCGGGCGGACTGCGCGCGGTGCCGTGCGGCAACATCGGCGTGCCGGTGCTGGACGCCGTGCGCGATCCGTCCGGCTTCGACGTGTTCGTGGTCGAGCTTTCCAGCCACCAGCTCTGGTATCTGTCGCTGCAGACCGGCCCCGAACCCCTCTCACCGCACGCGAGCGTGTGCCTGAACCTCGCCGACGACCACCTCGAGTGGCACGGCTCGTTCGAGGGGTACCGCGACGCGAAGGCGACCGTCTACGCCCACACGCGGGTCGCCTGCGTGTACAACAAAGCGGATGTCGCGACGCTGCGCATGGTCGAGGAGGCCGAGGTCGTCGACGGCGCCCGCGCCATCGGATTCGACCTGGGCACGCCGGGGCCGAGCGACCTCGGCATCGTCGACGGACTGCTGATCGACCGCGCGTTCCTCGAGGACCGCCACAAGAGCGCGCTCGAGCTGACCACGCTGCAAGATCTTGCGGCGCACGGCCTGGCCGCGCCGCACATCGTCGCGAACATCCTCGCCGCCGGCGCGTTGGCGCGTTCGCTCGGTGTGGAGCCGATCGCGATCCGCGACGCCCTGCGCGAGTTCCGCCTCGACCCGCACCGCATCGAGGTCGTCGGAGTCGCCGCCGGGGTGACCTGGGTCGATGACTCCAAGGCCACCAACCCGCACGCGGCCGACTCGTCGCTGTCCGCTTACCCCGGCGCCGTCTGGGTCGTGGGTGGCCTGCTGAAGGGCGTCGACATCACCGATCTCGTCGCGGGCCGGGGGAGCCGGGTCAAGGCCGTGATCGTGATCGGCGTGGACCGGGAGCCGATTCGGGCGGCGTTCGCACGACACGCGCCCGAGGTGCCCCTGTTCGAGGTCGACCACGCTGAGACTGGAGAGGTCATGGCGCGGGTCGTCGAGTTGGCTGCCGAGGTCGCCCGTGACGGGGACGTGGTTCTGCTCGCCCCCGCCGCGGCATCCTTCGATCAGTTCGACTCCTACGGCGATCGGGGCCGGAAGTTCGCCGCCGCAGTGCAGGAATGGATCGGAAGGGGGACCGATGGCAACGACACGGACGCCCCCCGTACCGGCGCCTGACGCTTCGCCCAAGCGCGGGCTCTCCGCCCGGGTCTCGCTCGGCCGCGTGTTCGCGCCGGTGCCGAGCGAGTTCCTCCTGATCGCCTCGACAGCGCTGCTGCTGACCGGCTTCGGCCTGGTCATGGTGCTGTCGGCGACGTCGGCGGGGCAGTCGCCGTATGAAACGGTCATCAAGCAGGGCGTGTTCGCGGTGATCGGCATCCCGTTGATGTTCGTCGCCAGCCGTCTGCCGATCTCCTTCTGGAAGAAGGCGGCCTGGCCCGCGCTGATTCTCGCGACGTTCTTCCAGCTGCTCGTGTTCGTGCCCGGAATCGGCGTCCATGCCAACGGAAACAACAACTGGATCCAGATCCTCGGGTTCCAGATGCAGCCCGCCGAGTTCCTCAAGCTGACGCTCGCTCTGTGGATCGGATACGTGCTGTACCGCAAGCAGACCTTGCTCGGTCTCTGGCGGCACGTGTTCATCCCGCTCGTGCCCGTTTCCGCACTGGTGATCGCGACAGTGCTCGGTGGCCGTGACCTCGGCACAGCGATGATCCTCGTGCTGATCATGCTCGGCGCGCTGTTCTTCTCCGGCGTCAAGCTGCGGATCTTCCTCCTGCCGCTCGTCGCCGCCGTCGCAGTTGTGACGTTCTTCGCCGTCGCCAGTCCCGACCGTATGCGCCGCATCATGAGCTTCTTGAACACCGATTGCCTCGCCGACTACTACGGCGACTGCTACCAGC
This region includes:
- the ftsW gene encoding putative lipid II flippase FtsW, translating into MATTRTPPVPAPDASPKRGLSARVSLGRVFAPVPSEFLLIASTALLLTGFGLVMVLSATSAGQSPYETVIKQGVFAVIGIPLMFVASRLPISFWKKAAWPALILATFFQLLVFVPGIGVHANGNNNWIQILGFQMQPAEFLKLTLALWIGYVLYRKQTLLGLWRHVFIPLVPVSALVIATVLGGRDLGTAMILVLIMLGALFFSGVKLRIFLLPLVAAVAVVTFFAVASPDRMRRIMSFLNTDCLADYYGDCYQPLHGIWGLAGGGIFGLGLGNSKEKYDWLPAAANDYIFAIVGEELGLIGCAVVLALFALFAVGAFHVIRKTNDPFVRIVSGGITVWIVGQALINIGVVLRLFPVLGVPLPFMSQGGTSLLSALVASGVLLSFARSLPVKRTDAPPRRPARTPVPAAR
- the murD gene encoding UDP-N-acetylmuramoyl-L-alanine--D-glutamate ligase, encoding MTAARLDELTSWYADWTGLRVAVLGLSVTGFSVADTLAELGADVLVVTEGADEEYARLLPVIGVRLWTGSLDSVPEELRAFDPEVVVASPGFAPRHPIVSWTRESDIALWGDIELAWRVRDKVVRADGAPADWVLITGTNGKTTTTRLAATMMVAGGLRAVPCGNIGVPVLDAVRDPSGFDVFVVELSSHQLWYLSLQTGPEPLSPHASVCLNLADDHLEWHGSFEGYRDAKATVYAHTRVACVYNKADVATLRMVEEAEVVDGARAIGFDLGTPGPSDLGIVDGLLIDRAFLEDRHKSALELTTLQDLAAHGLAAPHIVANILAAGALARSLGVEPIAIRDALREFRLDPHRIEVVGVAAGVTWVDDSKATNPHAADSSLSAYPGAVWVVGGLLKGVDITDLVAGRGSRVKAVIVIGVDREPIRAAFARHAPEVPLFEVDHAETGEVMARVVELAAEVARDGDVVLLAPAAASFDQFDSYGDRGRKFAAAVQEWIGRGTDGNDTDAPRTGA
- the mraY gene encoding phospho-N-acetylmuramoyl-pentapeptide-transferase, coding for MRSLLTAAAISLAFTLFLTPVFVRLFRQWGWGQVIRTPEDIRNPSHSAKRGTPTMGGTIFIVGTIIGYLVGSYTGNNPPTISGWLVVWMMVGFGVVGFIDDYMKVRSQRSLGLSGWRKVAGQIMVTVPFAVVALNFPDALGQTPASPYVSVFRDVPWLYFLALGPILGWIVYLAWVSFIGVAFSNSTNVTDGLDGLAAGAGIFVTGAYSLIAFWQFNQVCGADALPGCYPTRDPFDLAIVSASFVGALVGFLWWNAPKAKIFMGDVGSMAIGGVIAAMAILTRTEILAVLVAGVYVIGPGSVILQRLYFKITRGKRLFLMSPFHHHLEMRGWSEITIVVRMWIIAGLLAVSGIGFFYVEWLSQT